The Neurospora crassa OR74A linkage group IV, whole genome shotgun sequence genome has a segment encoding these proteins:
- a CDS encoding ATP-dependent RNA helicase dbp-10 — protein MPRRAASPTPSENEVDIAGALFNNDSDFEDNSSKHHTKKGAVTNSGLDLDFNDLLGNGDDGLPSFNGEGDDDEAFIASLTRSSQRKSSNIQGKSVKKGGGFQAMGLNAHLLRAITRKGFSVPTPIQRKAIPLILERKDVVGMARTGSGKTAAFVIPMIERLKGHSPRVGSRALIMSPSRELALQTLKVVKELGRGTDLKTVLLVGGDSLEEQFGMMASNPDIIIATPGRFLHLKVEMNLSLASIKYVVFDEADRLFEMGFATELTEILHALPPSRQTLLFSATLPSSLVEFARAGLQEPSLVRLDAETKVSPDLESAFFAVKGGEKEGALLHLLHDVIKVPLGPPEGTKEESDELQARKRKREYRPNPKEKPTEYSTIIFTATKHHVEYIANLLKLAGFAVSYVYGSLDQTARLIQVDNFRRGRTHILVVTDVAARGIDMPALANVINYDFPSQPKIFVHRVGRTARAGQRGWAYGLVRQSDVPYLLDLQLFLGRKLIIGHDQKNPSFAADVVVGTLKRDGVDVNIEWVEKALKESADLKALKGVAAKAEKLYMKTRNSASSQSAKRAREVTQSRGWTQLHPLFGEEAAEAQAARDDLLSRINRFKPQETIFELGPKGKSSRNKAAEVVRNMRSRFKERKTTNDEDDEDVDMEDAEGKPDGEETNAFEDFEDEEEEGEAEEAEEAEAKEDPYADDSDSEMEVTVSSSMHTKKKGGPVNFQDPEIFMSYTPRTTSLAEEKAYGVHSGGYSGNSFVEAARDATMDLTNDESAKNFGLPTKSKMRWDKRHSKYVAVANDEDGSKGAKMIRGESGVKIAASFKSGRFDRWRKDNRLGKLPTIGETEKSQLIRNFGAQPGQPRYKHKMEKAPKDADKFRDDYHVRKKRVAEAKEKRIGKYKDGEGSKRELKTATDIRKARAVAEKKREKNARPAKRQKR, from the exons ATGCCTAGACGCGCAGCGTCCCCCACACCGTCCGAGAACGAGGTTGACATCGCGGGTGCTTTGTTCAACAACGACAGCGACTTCGaagacaacagcagcaagcacCACACCAAGAAGGGAGCTGTTACGAACAGCGGGCTTGACCTCGATTTCAACGATCTTCTCGGTAACGGCGATGATGGACTACCTAGCTTTAATGGCGAGGGCGATGATGACGAAGCCTTTATCGCTTCGCTCACACGGAGCTCGCAGAGAAAGTCCTCCAACATTCAGGGCAAATCAGTCAAGAAGGGTGGAGGTTTCCAGGCAATGG GTCTAAACGCCCATCTCCTCCGAGCGATTACCAGAAAAGGCTTCTCCGTCCCGACCCCCATTCAGCGCAAAGCGATCCCCCTGATTttagaaagaaaagatgTGGTCGGCATGGCCAGAACCGGTTCCGGAAAGACTGCAGCTTTCGTTATCCCCATGATTGAGAGGTTGAAGGGGCACAGTCCACGTGTTGGCTCGAGGGCGCTCATCATGTCTCCCTCGCGTGAACTTGCGTTGCAGACCCTCAAGGTCGTCAAGGAACTCGGCAGAGGTACCGATCTAAAGACCGTATTGCTCGTCGGTGGTGACAGCCTAGAAGAACAGTTTGGTATGATGGCGTCGAATCCCGATATTATCATCGCCACACCCGGTCGTTTCCTCCATCTCAAGGTTGAAATGAACCTCTCTTTGGCCTCCATCAAATACGTTGTCTTCGATGAAGCTGATCGCCTCTTCGAAATGGGTTTCGCTACTGAGTTGACCGAAATTCTTCACgccctccctccttccagACAGACGCTTCTTTTCTCTGCGACGCTCCCATCGTCCTTGGTCGAATTCGCCAGAGCCGGTCTTCAAGAGCCAAGCCTTGTCAGGTTGGATGCCGAAACCAAGGTGTCACCCGACCTCGAGAGTGCTTTCTTCGCAGTAAAGGGAGGTGAGAAGGAGGGTgcccttctccatcttctccacgACGTCATCAAGGTCCCGCTGGGTCCGCCCGAGGGCACAAAGGAAGAGAGTGACGAATTGCAggcgaggaaaaggaaacgCGAGTACAGGCCCAATCCTAAGGAGAAGCCGACGGAATACTCGACCATCATCTTCACAGCAACGAAACATCACGTCGAGTACATTGCGAACCTGTTGAAACTCGCAGGCTTTGCCGTGTCCTACGTTTACGGTTCGCTTGACCAGACGGCCCGTTTGATCCAAGTTGACAACTTCCGTCGGGGAAGAACACATATTCTCGTGGTTACCGATGTCGCCGCCCGTGGTATTGATATGCCTGCTCTCGCCAACGTCATCAACTACGATTTCCCATCTCAGCCCAAGATCTTTGTCCATCGTGTTGGTCGTACAGCTCGTGCGGGTCAGCGTGGTTGGGCCTATGGTTTGGTCCGTCAGTCAGACGTACCATATCTACTTGATCTACAGCTCTTCCTGGGAAGGAAACTTATTATCGGCCACGATCAGAAGAACCCTTCCTTCGCGGCAGACGTCGTAGTTGGAACACTAAAGAGAGATGGAGTGGATGTTAACATTGAGTGGGTTGAGAAGGCGCTCAAGGAGAGTGCCGATCTCAAGGCGCTGAAGGGTGTTGCCGCAAAGGCCGAGAAGCTCTacatgaagacgaggaatTCTGCGTCGAGCCAGAGCGCAAAGAGAGCCCGCGAAGTTACGCAGTCCAGGGGCTGGACACAGCTCCATCCTTTGTTTGGAGAAGAAGCCGCTGAAGCCCAGGCAGCTCGCGATGATCTTCTCAGCAGGATAAACCGCTTCAAGCCCCAGGAAACCATCTTTGAACTTGGCCCTAAGGGCAAGTCTAGCCGCAATAAGGCCGCGGAAGTTGTACGAAACATGCGTTCCAGATTCAAGGAGCGCAAGACTACcaacgacgaggatgatgaggacgtGGACATGGAAGATGCCGAGGGTAAACCTGACGGCGAGGAGACCAATGCGTTCGAAGActttgaggatgaggaagaggagggagaggcggAAGAGGCAGAAGAGGCGGAAGCCAAGGAAGACCCATACGCCGACGACTCGGATTCGGAGATGGAGGTTACAGTATCCAGCAGCATGcatacgaagaagaagggtggcCCGGTCAACTTCCAAGACCCCGAGATCTTCATGTCCTACACGCCTCGCACCACTAGCCTTGCGGAGGAGAAGGCTTACGGTGTTCACTCGGGCGGCTACAGCGGCAACAGCTTCGTCGAGGCCGCTCGCGACGCTACCATGGACCTGACCAACGACGAGAGTGCCAAGAACTTCGGTCTGCCCACGAAATCCAAGATGCGTTGGGACAAGCGTCACAGCAAGTACGTGGCGGTCGCCAACGATGAGGACGGCTCCAAGGGCGCCAAGATGATTCGTGGCGAGTCCGGTGTCAAGATTGCCGCCTCGTTCAAGAGCGGCCGCTTCGACCGGTGGCGCAAGGATAACCGTCTCGGCAAGTTGCCCACGATTGGCGAGACGGAGAAGTCGCAGCTCATCCGCAACTTCGGAGCCCAACCTGGCCAACCGCGGTACAAGCACAAGATGGAGAAGGCGCCCAAGGATGCGGACAAGTTCAGAGACGATTACCACGTCCGCAAGAAGCGTGTTGCTGAAgccaaggagaagagaaTCGGCAAGTACAAGGATGGTGAGGGTAGCAAGAGGGAGCTCAAGACTGCCACGGATATCCGCAAGGCAAGAGCGGTcgcggagaagaagcgcgagAAGAATGCTAGGCCGGCGAAGAGGCAGAAGAGGTGA